From Acinetobacter lwoffii, a single genomic window includes:
- a CDS encoding aldehyde dehydrogenase family protein, giving the protein MTTVYQNLDQQFIHGQWQAGTSTRIIKNINPYTQSEIFSMPAASSVDVDSAYTAAEQAFQQGVLNPTEVRKTVLQNVMTIIQQRRDEIIDWLIIESGSTRIKAGVEVDAALGIIQESLAFPDQIQTEQLESKDPARKSMVLRKPLGVIAVISPWNFPFHLSLRSVATAIACGNTVVLKPASDTPVTGGTLIGKLFEEAGLPAGALNIVAGAGSEIGDYFVEHSVPKMISFTGSTEVGKSVGSKALASSRIKRLALELGGNAPLVILDDADLDLAVELTLMGRFMHQGQICMSTNRVIVDASIHDAYVDKLLDRIKMIPVGDPNLEDTVIGPIINQSQVEKHQQIIQTGSEQGAQLVYEGGIEGNLVYPHIFIDVAEDSDLAQQESFGPILPILKARNEAHALNLANATEFGLSSAVCTSNIERGSAFAAQLDIGMTHINGISVADQSNAPFGGEKNSGLGRFNGRWIFEEFTRTHWLTVPNS; this is encoded by the coding sequence ATGACAACGGTATATCAAAATTTAGACCAGCAGTTTATTCATGGTCAGTGGCAAGCTGGTACTTCAACCAGAATAATAAAAAATATTAATCCCTATACCCAGAGTGAAATTTTTAGTATGCCAGCTGCCAGTTCTGTCGATGTCGACAGTGCTTATACCGCAGCAGAGCAGGCTTTTCAGCAGGGTGTTTTGAATCCCACTGAAGTACGAAAAACAGTGCTGCAAAATGTGATGACAATTATTCAGCAGCGTCGGGACGAAATCATTGACTGGCTCATTATTGAATCAGGCAGTACGCGCATTAAAGCCGGCGTTGAGGTAGATGCTGCTTTAGGCATCATTCAGGAAAGTCTGGCTTTTCCAGATCAGATCCAAACAGAACAGCTCGAAAGCAAAGATCCAGCACGTAAAAGTATGGTTTTACGTAAGCCTTTAGGCGTGATTGCAGTCATCAGTCCATGGAACTTTCCATTTCATTTGTCTTTACGTTCAGTGGCTACTGCAATTGCCTGTGGCAATACCGTTGTATTGAAGCCGGCCAGTGATACGCCGGTGACTGGCGGCACCTTAATTGGTAAATTATTTGAAGAGGCAGGTTTGCCTGCAGGTGCACTGAATATTGTTGCCGGTGCTGGCAGTGAAATCGGGGATTATTTTGTTGAGCATTCAGTGCCGAAAATGATTTCATTTACCGGCTCCACCGAAGTGGGGAAAAGTGTCGGCAGTAAAGCCTTGGCCAGTTCACGAATCAAGCGTCTGGCACTTGAACTGGGTGGCAATGCACCTTTGGTCATTCTGGATGATGCCGATCTTGATCTTGCGGTTGAACTAACGCTGATGGGGCGTTTTATGCATCAGGGACAAATTTGCATGAGTACTAACCGGGTCATTGTCGATGCCTCTATCCATGATGCTTATGTAGATAAGCTCCTGGATCGGATCAAAATGATTCCGGTGGGTGATCCAAATCTGGAAGATACCGTGATCGGTCCGATCATTAATCAGAGTCAGGTTGAAAAGCATCAACAGATCATTCAAACAGGCAGCGAGCAGGGCGCACAACTGGTGTATGAAGGAGGAATTGAAGGGAATCTGGTCTATCCGCATATTTTTATTGATGTCGCGGAAGATTCCGATCTGGCGCAGCAAGAAAGCTTCGGTCCGATTTTACCTATCTTAAAAGCCCGGAATGAAGCACATGCTTTAAACCTGGCCAATGCGACCGAGTTTGGTCTATCCAGTGCAGTATGTACCTCAAACATCGAGCGAGGCAGCGCGTTTGCCGCACAACTGGATATTGGGATGACGCATATTAATGGGATTAGTGTTGCAGACCAGTCAAACGCACCCTTTGGCGGCGAGAAAAATTCAGGATTGGGTCGTTTTAATGGCCGCTGGATTTTTGAGGAATTTACCCGGACACATTGGTTGACCGTACCGAATTCATAA
- a CDS encoding MarR family winged helix-turn-helix transcriptional regulator encodes MTKKYAKFLPCTEEFNLENFPYYWVTQVHAQYVVNVDHALKKYGVDNSRRRILLALKAKPHASVSDLSEMVVSKMSTTTKIVYRLKDEGLVETYSCEDDARITRVFLTDKGMQMTHKINDLTNVVLEQSFEGLTPLQIEKTMESLRHIFKNLAR; translated from the coding sequence ATGACTAAGAAATATGCAAAATTTTTGCCGTGTACGGAAGAATTTAATTTAGAAAACTTTCCATATTATTGGGTAACTCAGGTTCATGCTCAATACGTCGTTAATGTCGATCATGCACTAAAAAAGTATGGTGTTGACAATTCCCGCCGCCGCATCCTTCTTGCACTAAAAGCCAAACCGCATGCCAGTGTTTCTGATTTGTCAGAGATGGTTGTTTCTAAAATGTCGACCACGACTAAAATTGTCTACCGCTTAAAAGACGAAGGTCTGGTTGAAACCTATTCATGTGAGGATGACGCACGGATTACCCGAGTATTTTTGACTGACAAAGGCATGCAAATGACACATAAGATCAATGATCTGACCAATGTCGTACTGGAACAGTCATTTGAAGGCCTGACGCCTTTGCAAATTGAAAAAACCATGGAAAGTTTACGTCATATTTTCAAAAATTTAGCTCGTTAA
- a CDS encoding SOS response-associated peptidase family protein, which produces MCANFKPLTLEQLHNLGLPEIPFEYPEEVYPNYATPLLFHSAQGLEWRSVNFGLIPKWAEDKTIGTKTYNARNETLLQRPTFAEATAKCHFGVIPVSEFYESKYFDNKPQRWGVRRKDGQATFIAAVYEIARVQGEIVRSASMITMDAIDHPMMKEFHEPGNIKRSVIVIPQQRLQEWLTLRHPDIRNFVEGFPVEDFECSHVPKEKIKKVSPQLNFFDF; this is translated from the coding sequence ATGTGCGCCAATTTTAAGCCTTTAACCTTAGAGCAGTTGCATAATCTGGGATTGCCAGAAATTCCTTTTGAATATCCAGAGGAGGTCTATCCCAATTATGCTACACCGCTTTTGTTTCATTCAGCTCAAGGACTGGAATGGCGTTCCGTGAATTTTGGACTCATTCCGAAATGGGCAGAAGACAAAACTATAGGTACCAAGACCTATAACGCCAGAAATGAAACCTTACTGCAAAGGCCCACCTTCGCTGAAGCCACCGCCAAATGTCATTTTGGCGTCATTCCGGTATCGGAATTTTATGAGTCCAAATATTTTGACAATAAACCGCAGCGTTGGGGTGTAAGACGTAAAGATGGTCAGGCGACTTTTATTGCAGCTGTGTATGAGATTGCTCGGGTACAAGGTGAAATTGTACGCTCTGCCAGTATGATTACCATGGATGCAATTGACCATCCCATGATGAAGGAGTTTCATGAGCCGGGTAATATCAAACGCTCGGTTATTGTGATTCCACAGCAGCGACTGCAAGAATGGCTAACGCTAAGGCATCCGGATATTCGTAACTTTGTAGAGGGCTTTCCGGTAGAAGATTTTGAATGCTCACATGTACCAAAAGAAAAAATCAAAAAAGTCAGTCCACAACTGAACTTTTTTGATTTTTAG
- a CDS encoding malate synthase G, which yields MTARIQKGKLAIAKELYDFIENEALPGSGLDSETYWKNFEQVVVDLSPKNKALLAKRDDIQAKIDEWHRNNTFELQAYKAFLTEIGYLLPEVEDFQISTENVDEEIAVLAGPQLVVPVRNARYCLNAANARWGSLYDALYGFDVISEEDGAEKGKGYNPKRGEKVVAFAKNFLDETFPLAQGSHADATQYAVEANALVVTLKDGSKTTVADAAKFVGYNGEASAPTEIVFKNNGLHAIVQIDASSPIGQTDAAGVKDVVLEAAVTTIQDLEDSIAAVDAEEKVEGYRNWLGLMKGTLEESIEKNGKTVTRKLNEDRTFKNVEGGETKVHGRSLMLLRNVGHLMTNPAILVDGAEIYEGIMDALVTPLLSFADIKGENTIKNSRQGSMYIVKPKMHGPEEVAFAVELFERAEQALGLPAKTLKIGIMDEERRTSVNLKNCIAQAKDRTIFINTGFMDRTGDEIHTFMEAGPFVRKGEVKGQIWFPAYENRNVMIGLQAGLRGKAQIGKGMWPKPDMLLDMYKTKAEHPEAGASCAWVPSPTGAVIHAIHYHQINVADRQQELLSTQPLSLDDLLTPPLAKDTNWSEEEKTKELENNCQGILGYVVRWVDLGVGCSKVPDINDVGLMEDRATLRISSQHVANWLRHGIVSREQVEEVMQRMAKIVDEQNANDPLYTPMSADFANNIAFQAASDLIFKGGEQPSGYTEPLLHAARLKLKGYTGD from the coding sequence ATGACTGCACGTATTCAAAAAGGCAAGTTAGCGATTGCTAAAGAACTTTACGATTTCATCGAAAATGAAGCACTACCAGGTTCTGGTTTAGACAGCGAAACATACTGGAAAAACTTTGAACAAGTCGTTGTTGATCTTAGCCCTAAAAATAAAGCACTTTTGGCTAAGCGTGATGACATTCAGGCGAAAATTGATGAATGGCACCGCAATAACACATTTGAATTACAAGCTTACAAAGCTTTCTTGACTGAAATTGGCTACTTGTTACCAGAAGTAGAAGATTTTCAAATCAGCACTGAAAATGTAGACGAAGAGATTGCAGTACTGGCAGGTCCACAGTTGGTGGTACCAGTACGTAATGCACGTTACTGCCTGAACGCTGCAAACGCACGTTGGGGTTCTTTGTACGATGCACTTTATGGCTTCGATGTCATCTCTGAAGAAGATGGCGCGGAAAAAGGCAAAGGCTATAACCCGAAACGTGGTGAAAAAGTTGTCGCATTTGCAAAGAATTTCCTCGACGAAACTTTCCCATTGGCACAAGGTTCGCATGCAGATGCAACTCAATACGCAGTTGAAGCTAATGCACTGGTTGTTACCCTAAAAGACGGTTCAAAAACAACTGTGGCAGATGCAGCTAAATTCGTTGGCTACAATGGCGAAGCTTCAGCACCGACTGAAATCGTATTTAAAAATAATGGCCTGCACGCTATTGTGCAAATTGATGCCAGCAGCCCGATTGGCCAAACTGATGCTGCTGGTGTAAAAGATGTAGTTCTTGAAGCTGCGGTTACGACCATTCAGGACTTGGAAGACTCGATTGCAGCTGTTGATGCTGAAGAGAAAGTAGAAGGCTACCGTAACTGGTTAGGCCTGATGAAAGGTACTTTAGAAGAGTCTATTGAGAAAAACGGTAAAACTGTTACCCGTAAACTGAATGAAGACCGTACTTTCAAAAATGTAGAAGGTGGTGAAACTAAAGTTCACGGCCGTTCATTGATGTTGCTGCGTAATGTTGGTCATTTAATGACAAACCCTGCGATTCTGGTAGATGGCGCAGAAATCTATGAAGGCATCATGGATGCATTGGTTACGCCATTGTTGTCTTTTGCAGACATCAAAGGTGAAAACACGATCAAGAACTCGCGTCAAGGTTCAATGTATATCGTTAAGCCGAAAATGCATGGTCCTGAAGAAGTGGCATTTGCCGTTGAATTGTTTGAACGTGCAGAACAGGCACTTGGCTTACCTGCAAAAACTTTAAAAATCGGGATTATGGATGAGGAACGCCGTACTTCTGTGAACTTGAAGAACTGTATTGCACAAGCCAAAGATCGTACTATCTTCATCAATACAGGTTTCATGGACCGTACCGGCGATGAAATCCATACCTTTATGGAAGCTGGTCCATTCGTTCGTAAAGGCGAAGTAAAAGGCCAAATCTGGTTCCCAGCTTATGAAAACCGTAACGTGATGATCGGTCTGCAAGCAGGTTTACGTGGTAAAGCACAAATCGGTAAAGGCATGTGGCCAAAGCCAGACATGCTGCTTGACATGTACAAAACCAAAGCTGAACATCCTGAAGCGGGTGCGAGCTGTGCATGGGTTCCATCACCTACAGGTGCGGTGATCCACGCGATTCACTATCACCAGATTAATGTTGCAGACCGTCAGCAAGAACTATTGTCGACTCAGCCTTTATCTCTAGATGATTTGTTGACACCGCCATTGGCGAAAGACACTAACTGGTCTGAAGAAGAAAAAACCAAAGAACTTGAAAATAACTGTCAAGGTATTTTAGGTTATGTGGTTCGTTGGGTAGATTTGGGTGTAGGTTGTTCTAAAGTGCCAGACATCAATGATGTCGGTTTAATGGAAGACCGTGCAACTCTACGTATTTCTTCACAACACGTTGCGAACTGGTTGCGTCACGGTATCGTAAGTCGTGAGCAAGTAGAAGAAGTTATGCAACGTATGGCGAAAATTGTGGATGAGCAAAATGCCAATGATCCACTGTATACGCCAATGTCTGCTGACTTTGCCAACAATATTGCGTTCCAGGCAGCATCTGACTTGATTTTTAAAGGTGGTGAGCAGCCATCAGGTTATACCGAGCCGCTTCTGCACGCAGCGCGTTTAAAGTTAAAAGGTTATACAGGTGACTAA
- a CDS encoding flavin-containing monooxygenase yields the protein MPPLHAPPPHTKVAIIGAGFGGIAMAIRLQQHGIYDFIILEKGSDFGGTWRDNQYPGAACDVQSHLYSLSFAPKSNWSKRYAEAPEIFSSIQDLVTDYNLRAFCRLNTEVLAAHYQAERCLWQLQLQDQSILEAQFVIFASGPLHIPQIPHIPGIEKFQGKVFHSAQWDHTYDVTDKNVASIGTGGSAIQYIPEIAPQCKHLYVMQRTAAWIIPRDERAYPNLEKKLFKKYDWFRKLHRARLYWSNESRVVPIVKPGIMKFTQKLAELFIKYEVKNPELAKKLTPDYIMGCKRILVSNKYFPTFNRTNVELVTEKIQELTEHSIITQDGKERPIDCLIYGTGFITDPRIYMKNFQCTGLHGLELNEVWKQGAESYYGICMKDFPNLFQLLGPNILLAHNSVIFMIEAQVEYILQLMQLVDQSQSDAIMVKDQAQNTFNQQVQHMFEKTVWQSGCVSWYQQEGSKNFALWPTYTWKYWLKTKKPNAADYRLLNKVA from the coding sequence ATGCCACCGCTACACGCTCCCCCCCCTCATACCAAAGTTGCCATTATTGGAGCTGGTTTCGGCGGTATTGCCATGGCAATACGTTTACAACAGCATGGTATTTATGACTTTATTATTCTGGAAAAAGGGAGCGATTTTGGCGGAACTTGGCGGGACAATCAGTACCCTGGAGCAGCCTGTGACGTGCAATCACATTTGTATTCCTTGTCATTTGCTCCAAAAAGTAATTGGTCCAAGCGTTATGCGGAAGCACCCGAGATATTTTCTTCTATTCAGGATCTGGTGACCGATTATAACCTGCGTGCTTTTTGCCGTTTAAATACTGAAGTTCTGGCAGCACATTACCAGGCAGAACGCTGTCTATGGCAATTACAGCTTCAGGATCAAAGTATCCTTGAAGCCCAGTTCGTTATCTTCGCTTCTGGGCCATTGCATATTCCCCAAATCCCACATATTCCCGGTATTGAGAAATTCCAGGGTAAAGTCTTTCATTCTGCGCAATGGGATCACACTTATGATGTAACTGACAAAAATGTTGCTTCAATCGGGACAGGTGGCAGTGCCATTCAATATATTCCGGAAATTGCCCCGCAATGCAAACATCTGTATGTCATGCAACGTACTGCAGCCTGGATCATTCCCCGAGATGAACGTGCCTATCCGAATCTTGAAAAGAAGCTCTTTAAAAAATATGACTGGTTTAGAAAGCTACACCGTGCCCGCCTGTATTGGTCAAATGAATCGCGTGTGGTACCGATTGTCAAACCTGGCATTATGAAATTCACCCAAAAACTGGCGGAACTATTCATTAAATATGAGGTAAAAAATCCTGAATTGGCCAAAAAACTGACCCCCGACTACATCATGGGCTGTAAACGCATTCTGGTCTCGAATAAATACTTCCCGACTTTTAACCGTACCAATGTAGAACTGGTGACCGAGAAGATTCAGGAACTGACTGAACACAGTATCATTACACAAGATGGAAAAGAACGGCCGATTGACTGCCTGATTTATGGCACCGGATTCATTACCGATCCACGCATCTATATGAAGAATTTTCAATGTACCGGGCTCCATGGCTTAGAACTGAATGAAGTCTGGAAACAAGGCGCTGAAAGTTATTATGGAATTTGCATGAAAGACTTTCCAAACCTGTTTCAGTTACTGGGACCAAATATCCTATTGGCGCACAACTCTGTGATTTTTATGATTGAGGCACAAGTCGAATATATTTTGCAGTTGATGCAACTGGTCGATCAATCCCAAAGCGATGCCATCATGGTCAAAGATCAGGCACAAAATACATTTAATCAGCAGGTGCAACACATGTTTGAAAAGACCGTGTGGCAATCTGGCTGTGTCAGCTGGTATCAGCAGGAAGGCAGCAAGAACTTTGCCTTATGGCCAACTTATACCTGGAAATACTGGCTCAAAACAAAAAAGCCAAATGCCGCAGATTATCGATTATTGAATAAAGTCGCCTAA
- a CDS encoding helix-turn-helix domain-containing protein encodes MKRSVLSLMYLIQGMRKAGMEVDQKLQNIGLRVDAFDPSSVIHPSLEHDVLKVVGQEIQPEQGLLIGQHYALAGYGPLLMLLVTSPTVRDALNQVIRFQQLTHLTGQLALQQSEHHSALCYRAKQQDDHLGMLLAQAEISGTFKFIREIYKLMGLSKPDLRIELPFAYPEDLTTLKVYHDYYGTQVQFDASRAAFWFDEAVLDIKIPSADAVTFAVYEAKCLAELERLQQDEQTPTVVQRVQDYLEIQSGLMPSMAETAQALNIPERTLRHQLQQCDTSYKQIREEIIKDKALRLIEYKQYSIEMIAELLGYSEPAAFNHAFKRWFGQSPRQYIK; translated from the coding sequence ATGAAACGTTCTGTTCTCAGTCTGATGTATTTGATTCAAGGGATGCGCAAGGCTGGCATGGAAGTCGATCAGAAACTGCAAAACATTGGACTGCGTGTAGATGCCTTTGATCCAAGCTCGGTGATCCATCCGAGTCTGGAACATGATGTGCTTAAGGTGGTAGGACAGGAAATCCAACCTGAACAGGGATTATTGATTGGCCAGCATTATGCTTTGGCAGGTTATGGTCCCTTACTCATGTTGCTGGTGACCAGTCCTACGGTACGTGATGCACTGAATCAGGTGATCCGTTTTCAGCAGTTGACGCATCTGACCGGTCAGTTGGCCTTGCAGCAAAGCGAGCATCATAGCGCGCTGTGTTATCGGGCCAAGCAGCAAGATGATCATTTGGGAATGTTGCTGGCACAGGCGGAGATTTCCGGGACGTTTAAGTTTATCCGGGAAATTTACAAATTGATGGGCTTATCCAAACCTGATTTGCGGATCGAGTTGCCATTTGCCTATCCAGAAGATCTGACTACCTTAAAGGTCTACCATGATTATTATGGAACACAGGTACAGTTTGATGCATCTCGGGCAGCATTCTGGTTTGATGAAGCAGTGCTGGATATTAAAATTCCCTCTGCGGATGCGGTGACTTTTGCCGTTTATGAAGCCAAATGTCTGGCTGAACTGGAACGTTTGCAACAGGATGAGCAGACGCCGACTGTGGTGCAGCGCGTGCAGGATTATCTGGAAATCCAAAGCGGCCTGATGCCGAGCATGGCTGAAACAGCACAAGCGCTGAATATCCCGGAACGAACCTTACGGCATCAGTTACAGCAGTGTGATACCAGTTATAAGCAGATTCGCGAAGAAATTATTAAAGATAAAGCTTTGCGACTGATTGAATACAAACAGTATTCGATTGAAATGATTGCAGAATTATTAGGCTATTCCGAGCCGGCTGCTTTTAACCATGCCTTTAAACGCTGGTTTGGGCAAAGTCCTCGGCAATATATAAAATAG
- the zapE gene encoding cell division protein ZapE: MSDFNSQHSTAFSPISPAERYAQAISSGQFMPDEAQAMAVHELNRVWLELIQRFKASKKAFRRFRRQTSPKGVYMWGGVGRGKTWLMDQFYDSIPFRRKTRMHFHHFMQHVHRELNKLSGQRNPLDIVADRIYKEAVIICFDEFFVSNVTDAMILSDLFQKLFERGITLVATSNIAPDGLYKNGIHRDRFMPTIELVKKNCVVLNVDAGVDYRLRVLKQAQLFKFPLTHDHKNWIAQRFSALTQTQTCSEEPIIINNRIVETVSHTEDVLWCEFSELCLKPRSPADFIEIANIYNTVLVSNVPHLTDFLNDGTRRFIYLVDEFYDRGVKLLLTSEDNIVDIYQGEKLAFEIERTRSRLLEMQSDEYLNSEHRQIEKIASVNGE, translated from the coding sequence ATGTCCGATTTTAATTCACAGCACAGCACCGCTTTTAGTCCGATTTCTCCTGCAGAACGTTATGCACAAGCGATCTCTTCGGGACAGTTTATGCCTGATGAAGCACAGGCAATGGCAGTACATGAACTGAATCGTGTCTGGCTGGAATTGATTCAGCGTTTTAAGGCATCGAAAAAAGCATTTCGCCGCTTTCGCCGTCAGACATCTCCGAAAGGGGTGTACATGTGGGGTGGTGTGGGGCGTGGAAAAACTTGGTTAATGGATCAGTTTTACGATTCGATTCCGTTTCGCCGTAAAACCCGGATGCATTTTCACCATTTTATGCAGCATGTGCATCGTGAGTTAAACAAATTATCCGGACAGCGTAATCCGCTAGATATCGTGGCGGATCGAATTTATAAAGAAGCGGTCATCATCTGTTTTGATGAATTTTTTGTGTCTAACGTGACGGATGCAATGATCCTGAGCGATCTGTTCCAGAAGCTGTTTGAACGTGGTATCACCTTGGTCGCTACTTCGAATATCGCACCGGACGGTTTATATAAGAACGGCATTCACCGTGACCGTTTTATGCCTACCATCGAACTGGTCAAGAAAAACTGTGTGGTCTTAAATGTCGATGCCGGAGTCGATTACCGTCTACGGGTTTTGAAACAGGCACAACTGTTTAAATTCCCGTTAACACATGATCATAAAAACTGGATTGCTCAACGTTTTAGCGCTTTGACCCAGACTCAGACCTGTTCTGAAGAGCCGATTATTATCAACAACCGTATTGTTGAAACCGTGTCACATACTGAAGATGTATTGTGGTGTGAATTTTCTGAACTGTGTTTAAAGCCACGCAGTCCGGCTGATTTTATTGAAATCGCCAATATTTATAATACAGTGTTGGTCAGCAATGTGCCGCACCTGACCGATTTTCTGAATGATGGAACACGCCGTTTTATTTATCTGGTCGATGAATTTTATGACCGTGGCGTCAAGTTACTCTTAACCTCAGAAGATAATATCGTGGATATTTACCAGGGTGAAAAACTGGCCTTTGAAATTGAACGGACCCGTTCCCGTTTGCTGGAAATGCAGTCGGATGAATACCTGAATTCTGAACATCGCCAGATTGAGAAAATCGCCTCCGTGAACGGAGAATAA
- a CDS encoding TerC family protein has translation MEFLLDPGIWVGLITLIILEIVLGIDNLVFIAILAEKLPPEQRDKARVIGLSLALFMRLGLLFAIAWLVTLTQPLITVFDWTFSGRDLILLFGGLFLVYKAVTELHEKIEGKPEVTVSTNVVYASFTAVVAQIVVLDAVFSLDSVITAIGMVDNIYVMMAAMIVAMGVMLLASKPLTNFVNRHPTVVILCLSFLLLIGISLIAEGFGFHIPKGYIYSGIGVAIIIEAFNQFGQRNAAKHESKIPLRHRTADSILKLMGGKLETTDSQNNQAQETFADEERYMIGGVLTLAERSVASIMTPRGQISWVDLEDSPEQIREKILSVPHSLFPVCRGSLDKVISVVRAKELLDVLEEPEELKALIKRHRPIYIFEKMKVIDAINTLRTSKGSLVLVSDEFGNVQGLISPLDVFEAIAGEFPDADEQLDLVKIDDTHWIASGMLDLYQLELELGMIDLIDEDAGYISVAGLILDKTNSTVEVGTELNYQGVQFKVTEIESNRIKSVSIHYVG, from the coding sequence ATGGAATTTTTATTAGATCCCGGAATCTGGGTAGGTTTAATTACTCTTATTATTCTTGAAATTGTTTTAGGTATTGATAACCTAGTCTTCATTGCCATTCTGGCTGAAAAACTTCCTCCTGAACAACGCGATAAAGCACGTGTTATTGGTTTGTCTCTCGCATTATTCATGCGTCTAGGCCTGTTATTTGCCATTGCCTGGTTGGTCACTTTGACACAACCATTGATTACTGTGTTTGACTGGACCTTCTCCGGTCGGGACCTGATCTTGTTATTTGGTGGCTTGTTCCTGGTGTATAAGGCCGTTACTGAGCTGCATGAAAAGATTGAAGGTAAACCTGAAGTCACAGTGTCTACCAATGTGGTATATGCAAGTTTCACTGCTGTTGTTGCACAGATTGTTGTTTTAGATGCTGTTTTCTCTTTAGATTCAGTGATTACCGCCATTGGTATGGTCGACAATATTTATGTCATGATGGCTGCCATGATTGTCGCAATGGGCGTGATGCTACTGGCATCGAAACCATTGACCAACTTTGTGAATCGCCATCCAACCGTGGTGATTCTGTGTTTAAGCTTCCTACTTTTGATTGGTATCAGCCTGATTGCAGAAGGTTTTGGTTTCCATATTCCAAAAGGCTATATCTATTCAGGTATTGGTGTTGCGATCATAATCGAAGCATTCAACCAGTTCGGTCAGCGTAATGCTGCTAAACATGAATCTAAGATTCCTTTGCGTCATCGTACCGCTGACTCGATCCTGAAGTTAATGGGTGGCAAGCTAGAGACGACCGACAGTCAAAATAATCAGGCACAAGAAACCTTTGCAGATGAAGAACGCTATATGATTGGTGGGGTGCTTACCCTTGCAGAGCGTTCAGTCGCTTCGATCATGACGCCGCGCGGTCAGATTTCATGGGTTGATCTGGAAGATAGCCCAGAACAGATCCGTGAAAAAATTCTGTCTGTTCCACACAGTCTGTTCCCGGTATGTCGCGGTAGCCTGGATAAGGTGATTAGCGTAGTACGTGCCAAAGAATTATTGGATGTACTGGAAGAGCCGGAAGAATTAAAAGCACTGATTAAACGTCATCGCCCAATTTATATCTTTGAAAAGATGAAAGTTATTGACGCGATTAATACCTTGCGTACTTCTAAAGGTTCTTTGGTCTTGGTGAGTGACGAGTTTGGTAATGTACAGGGTCTGATTTCACCGCTAGATGTATTTGAAGCAATTGCTGGTGAATTCCCGGATGCAGACGAACAGCTAGATCTAGTTAAAATCGATGATACGCACTGGATTGCATCGGGCATGTTAGATCTTTATCAGCTTGAGCTTGAGCTTGGCATGATTGATCTGATTGATGAAGATGCCGGTTATATCAGTGTGGCGGGTTTGATTCTGGATAAAACCAACAGTACGGTTGAAGTGGGCACCGAGTTAAATTATCAAGGTGTGCAGTTCAAAGTCACTGAAATTGAAAGCAATCGTATCAAGTCGGTCAGCATTCATTACGTAGGTTAA